In Monodelphis domestica isolate mMonDom1 chromosome 3, mMonDom1.pri, whole genome shotgun sequence, the following proteins share a genomic window:
- the MROH6 gene encoding maestro heat-like repeat-containing protein family member 6 isoform X3, with product MARGRRGWGGGEPRGQAGPLGALTLAALAEGIQISRGATGPSQGQPPQEPKEPENPTEAVTTPRTEGLEPDPATGDLKNEPCSSKASSSESEPQPWEPEQHPQCLLAPGSLADFALQTVVCLEDAGISGTHALAFSLSSALEAQGGQLPEKVREVVQGLHGQMAQLVEGRARRVALRALCSLAAEHTQEVVQTLLPHSLPCDRAAAELWRGLSRNQRVNGLVLVHLLQEVKGPPQSQGLSPSSSPGPSRQDAKPHTQALAATRALGEMLSVSGCVAATRGFYPQVLIALVTQLHQLAWGVHSPQAQVKVRGPPSNHASCAVEALKALLSGDGGRMVVTCMEQSGGWRRLMGSGTHLEGVLLLASALVAHADHHLRGLFADLLPRLQSPDKAPRLTAMAFFTGLLQSQPTARLLRDEAIVQRLTAWQGDPEPTVRWLGLLGLGHLALNHRKARHVGTLLRALLDALGEADTRLVGAALGALRRLLLRPRARARVSAYCASLGTRLRPLLDHCQDSVRASAIGLLGTLVGRCSLRRARMVRELVLGSLVTLLLRLQDPSLDAAQVQWYPRRASDFLSQAQGYLRSPEVPIRRVAAMFIGFLIHHMDPDCVNPGLVDSLLHDLGEMQWDAETCIRDVSHITMHQVRLVCQDQDSPGHGNFSPWQLFCCWGHHQERERPVYEDSPFKPRSRAGLWGCGRPS from the exons ATGGCTAGAGGGAGgcggggatggggtgggggagaaccCAGGGGCCAGGCTGGTCCCTTGGGAGCCCTTACTCTGGCTGCATTGGCTGAGGGGATTCAGATCAGCCGAGGGGCAACTGGACCCAGTCAAGGGCAGCCCCCTCAGGAACCCAAGGAGCCCGAGAACCCCACTGAAGCAGTCACCACACCAAGGACAGAGGGTCTGGAACCTGATCCTGCCACTGGGGACCTGAAGAATGAGCCCTGCTCCTCAAAGGCTTCTAGCTCAGAATCTGAGCCCCAGCCCTGGGAGCCTGAACAG CATCCCCAGTGCCTGCTGGCCCCTGGTTCATTGGCAGATTTTGCTCTTCAAACTGTGGTCTGTCTTGAGGATGCTGGTATCTCAGGGACCCACGCCTTGGCCTTCAGTCTCTCCTCAGCCTTGGAGGCTCAGGGAGGACAACTCCCAGAAAAG GTACGGGAGGTGGTCCAGGGACTGCATGGACAGATGGCCCAGCTGGTAGAAGGCAGAGCAAGGCGGGTGGCCCTGAGGGCACTTTGCTCATTGGCTGCAGAACACACACAAGAAGTGGTCCAGACGCTGCTGCCTCATTCTCTGCCCTGTGACAG GGCAGCAGCTGAGTTGTGGCGGGGCCTGAGCAGGAATCAGAGGGTGAATGGGCTGGTCCTGGTGCATCTGCTGCAGGAGGTGAAGGGCCCACCCCAGAGCCAAGGCCTCAGCCCCAGCTCCAGCCCAGGCCCAAGTCGCCAGGATGCCAAGCCCCATACCCAGGCACTGGCT GCCACGAGGGCGCTGGGAGAGATGCTGTCCGTGTCAGGATGTGTGGCTGCCACCCGGGGCTTCTATCCACAAGTGCTCATCGCACTGGTCACCCAGCTGCACCAGCTGGCCTGGGGCGTCCACTCTCCCCAGGCCCAAGTGAAGGTCCGGGGTCCTCCCTCTAACCATGCCAG CTGTGCCGTAGAAGCCTTGAAGGCCCTGCTCAGTGGGGATGGAGGCCGAATGGTGGTGACCTGTATGGAGCAAAGTGGGGGCTGGAGGCGCCTCATGGGATCTGGGACCCATCTGGAGGGTGTCCTCCTGCTGGCCAG TGCCCTTGTGGCTCATGCTGACCACCACCTGCGTGGGCTCTTTGCAGACCTGCTCCCTCGGCTACAAAGCCCTGATAAAGCCCCACGCCTGACAGCGATGGCCTTCTTCACTGGG CTTCTTCAGAGTCAGCCCACCGCAAGGCTGCTGAGAGATGAAGCCATTGTACAACGCCTGACTGCCTGGCAGGGGGACCCCGAGCCCACAGTGCGATGGCTGGGCCTCCTGGGCCTGGGGCACCTGGCCCTGAACCACAGAAAG GCGCGACACGTGGGGACGCTCCTCCGGGCTCTGCTGGACGCACTCGGCGAGGCGGACACGCGGCTGGTGGGGGCGGCCTTGGGCGCGCTCCGGAGGCTCTTGCTGAGACCGCGGGCTCGGGCGCGGGTGAGCGCGTATTGCGCCAGCCTGGGCACGCGCCTGAGGCCGCTGCTGGACCAC TGTCAGGATTCGGTCCGAGCCTCAGCCATTGGGCTCCTGGGCACACTGGTGGGTCGGTGCTCTCTGCGGCGTGCTAGGATGGTGCGTGAGCTGGTGCTGGGCAGCCTGGTGACCCTGCTGCTGCGCCTACAGGACCCGAGTCTGGATGCTGCCCAG GTGCAGTGGTACCCTCGCAGAGCCTCCGACTTCTTGAGCCAGGCCCAGGGCTACCTGAGGAGTCCTGAGGTTCCCATTCGCAGGGTGGCAGCCATGTTCATAG GGTTTCTGATCCATCACATGGACCCTGACTGTGTCAACCCTGGCCTGGTGGATTCACTGCTGCATG ACCTTGGGGAAATGCAGTGGGATGCCGAGACTTGCATCCGAGATGTCTCCCACATCACCATGCATCAAGTTCGGCTAGTGTGCCAGGACCAGGACTCCCCCGGACATGGCAACTTCTCCCCTTGGCAGCTGTTTTGCTGCTGGGGCCACCACCAGGAACGAGAGAGACCAGTCTATGAGGACAGCCCCTTCAAGCCTAGGAGCCGGGCTGGCCTGTGGGGTTGTGGGAGGCCATCCTGA